A genomic window from Populus alba chromosome 19, ASM523922v2, whole genome shotgun sequence includes:
- the LOC118062807 gene encoding kunitz type trypsin inhibitor 104, translating to MLRLIGSLSFIWLLMAISTAAQPWPPVLDADGQPLRSGVEYYVLPGVTDVGGGLTLVDRNGSCPLYVGQEPLAPMVSRGIPVVFTPRVGDTIIRESRDFTVAFSGASTCVQSTAWMVGEENPETRRRYVVTGMEPRPSSTLWYFNIENNGQGVYALRWCPNCLTTYCPRPRCGSAGVIDENGKRLLVLDGPAFPFIFRRA from the coding sequence ATGTTGAGACTGATCGGAAGCTTGAGCTTCATCTGGCTACTTATGGCCATTTCAACAGCGGCTCAACCCTGGCCTCCTGTGCTTGATGCTGATGGACAACCTCTTAGAAGTGGGGTAGAATACTATGTGCTTCCAGGTGTAACCGATGTTGGAGGTGGTCTGACCCTTGTTGATCGGAATGGCTCGTGTCCACTTTATGTTGGTCAAGAACCTCTTGCACCTATGGTGTCCCGAGGTATTCCGGTTGTTTTCACTCCTCGTGTTGGAGACACAATTATAAGGGAGTCCAGAGACTTCACCGTTGCATTCTCCGGAGCCTCAACTTGTGTTCAATCCACTGCATGGATGGTCGGCGAGGAGAATCCAGAAACAAGGAGGAGATACGTCGTGACTGGAATGGAGCCACGGCCGTCGTCTACACTCTGGTACTTCAACATTGAAAACAATGGACAAGGTGTCTATGCTTTGAGATGGTGCCCCAATTGCCTGACAACATACTGTCCTCGGCCAAGGTGTGGATCTGCTGGTGTTATTGATGAGAATGGAAAGCGCTTGTTGGTCTTGGATGGTCCTGCCTTTCCTTTCATATTTAGAAGGGCTTAA